Below is a genomic region from Drosophila albomicans strain 15112-1751.03 chromosome 2R, ASM965048v2, whole genome shotgun sequence.
CTGGAAAAATGTGAAACCGGAAAGAGAAACGGAACGTAAGCAAAGCAATTTTATGGAAATTGTCTATACCCTGGCTGATGTAAGTGAACAGCTGCTGCTATCAGAGACACAGCTTGCAATCGACCTGGGCTATAGAAATGAGGTGAAAATTGCGCAACAATTTTATAACGCGTGCTTAAACGCTGAGCTCTTTCCGCTTCCAGCAGCTGACCCCGCTTATCTGAAGCTTATCAGGTCGATTGGTGGATTTCCCGCTATAGACGGGGAAGCATGGCAAGCCTCGAATTTCAGTTGGTTCAACATGAGCGCTCATTTGACGAACTACGGAGGTGTGGGTCTGATCTATGAAGATATTATTGGGAAGCATCCATTTCAACCGTATTTCAAGCTGCCCGAACTGGGTTTCGACTTTATCGTTCACAGCGACAACATCGCCACCAATGACACCAAAGGTTACAAGCGCAACGAGAAGCGTATGCACGAATATTTGACGGCCAATGGATTATCCGAGGAAAAGACAGCCGATGTGATAGCTGGAGTGTTTGCCTTTTGGCGTGAAGCGTTGCAGGTTGCTGATCGTTTTAATGAGAATGAAGAAAAATGTGATATACTCACCAATATCGAGGATTTGGATTGGTTTCCGGGTTGGAAAGATTACTATGAAATCGTTTGGGGCGGTGTTGAGCATTTTGGAGAAAATCCATTCCTCCACTTCTGCGACTTCTATTACTATGAGCTGGATAAAGTGTGCGACAAGCACAAAGAAGCCGTTTCCAATTATCTGGCCATGAAGCTGCTGTTTACTATGGATTCCAAACTGAAATCAACCAAATTCCAGCGCGAAAGTTGTCTACTGGAAGTGCAGTCTTCAGTGCCGTATCTGTTGGATAAACTTTACTATACGGTAAGTTCCTTTCGTTTGTATTAAATCAAGCTTTGatcaattaaacataaatttatattttaacagAAATATTTTACCAAAGAAACCCAATCGGATATCTTAGAGATAATGAAGGAATTGCGTGAGTTTCTGCATGAAGTTCTCAATAATGCAACATGGATCGATGAAGAGACTCGCAAGGAGGCATTGTTAAAAGAGTCAACAATGACATCACGTATGGGTTCGTTTAAGGATGAGCACCTAACGCAGCTTCTCATACGCGAAATGAACAATCTCACCTTTGTGCCAGACAGTTACACGCAAAGCATCATCAATTTAAGGAAATTCCGCAGATATATGAAGCGCTATAATTCTATACATTACAAGCAGCTGTCAAACGAAACAAAACCGTTGGAACTGTTGCTGGGTATGCAAGTGAATGCATTCTACTACATCGTGGACAATTCGATTAATGTAATGTCCGGGGTGCTACATCCGCCAGCCTATCATCATGATTGGCCCAATTCGCTAAAGTATGGGACATTTGGTTATTTGGTTGGCCACGAACTGTCTCATGCTTTCGATAGCGATGGTTCCCGCATTGATAGCAAGGGCGAAGTACGAAACTGGTGGAGCAAAATGTTCTCTGACGAGTTCAATAATCGCCGTCAATGTTTTATAGATCAATACGGCAAATATCACGTGCCTCAGATCAATCGTACTATCGACGGTGATAAAACGAAGGATGAGAATATGGCCGACATTGGTGGACTATATGAGGCAATAAATGCCTATCGTCTTCACACGAAGCATCAGAAGCAGCTCCATGAACAAGATGTGTCTTATGACATGCCAAACGAACAAATGCCTGGTATGGACTTGTCACCAGAGCAGCTCTTTTTTCTGGGTTTTGGTCAGATGTTTTGTGCCGACTACAAGGAGGAGCATTATTGGAAAGAACTGACCGATGAGCATACCATTGACAAGTTTCGTATAATTGGCGCTCTCAGTAACAGCGAGGACTTTGCCAAGGCATACAATTGTCCAGTCGGTAGCCCAATGAATCCCAACACAAAATGTCATATCTGGTGAATATTTCAGAGATTCCAAAGCAGATGCCGACATTTTACCATAAACAACATGAGTTGGTTGACTTCGGGTATTTGCAGAAAGCAAGTCTATTTAATAATGATGATTTCGAAAACGAAATTTGTGCTATGATTCTGAAATTTggaataaaatactttttagtttttaatttaaaaggcGTTTATTCAACAGCTAGTTGTGACAattcaaacaagtaagaaagctacagtcgagtgtactcgactgtgaggtacccgctacccattttgaataaaataccgcattcaaaatattccatagacggcacaatataccagattgtcagccaaagcaactaagacccctagtaagtgggcgtttttgcccatacaaaagtatttctttaataacttcgacgcttgttattcgatttttttgatttgcgggggcggaagtgggcgtggaaaaaatttgaaacaaacttgatctgcgtgcaaacataacaaatgctgtcgaaaaaaattatagttctatctcttatagtctttgagatccagtgtttcatacggacggacggacagacacacaggcggacagatggacatggctagatctctcggctgttgacgctgatcaagaatatatatagttaactttgttctacctgttacatacatttcctgccggcacaaagttacactatgggtagcgggtataaagagaaatatgttatatttcaaaaaatcttATGGCACAAACAGTATTTTGATTAGATGCCGAACATTACATCAGCAAAAATTATTTAGGTTAAATATTAGGTgatcattttaaaatgcagcTTAGAAAGCATATGTTCCGATAACTAATTGATCCGTGTAAAGGGTATATACGCTCACTATAGTGATTCATTGATCTACAAACGCAATGTATCTTCATCTCAAAGCGATTTGATCAGCAGAGGGCGCGGCATATCCGAAGTAAAAGCCAAAATTTCctttatatttctatattttgtttataaaagaCGATTCATTCAGTCTATGTTCTCTCAAAGCACAACCCTATGTGGGAGGAGTCGCCATCAAGTCATGCAGGTTTACAATTGGTTCGTTTCTCGCTGACATGAAAATGATAATCTCTATAATAACCTTAACTATGGCCGATATGAACTCAAGGTTTCTTAATTTGCTTTGCGAGACCTTTGCAACTGTCAGCAAAGCCTTGTAGTATTATGTGGCCCAGTATCGATTCGAAGCGATCGACTAGACATGAATCCGGAGATTCATCTGGCGCTATTCAGTGGTGAGTATTCCGtaatagtatttattgaatataattaataatacaaattttcttaCCTTCCGGATTAATTTGAACCCAAATAActagtttttaaaattatctaaaaaattgtagttttaaaattagacCGCTTTAAGttcaaacaattaaaactaagaacacttttctaaaaatataataaataataatagttccagaaaattacaaattattaagaaataaaaaataaaaaaattgaatgtagtatattaattttagtattttagtatcttaattttaacaaaaataccgCACCGTTTTGCTTCTATTTCTAACATGTTAATCTCATAATAGGATTTGTAGTTTTAAAGGTATACAATTTTCTCCACTTGATAATAAGAACTTTGTATTTTCTAACTCAAAGCTTTTAATGTTCTTTGAGGCACTTTATAGAAGagaattctaaaataaaatcttgatCTAATAACATCTACATCTCATTTTTTCTACACCACCAATGGAATTTTGAGGTTTCTTCGCTGTGGTCAggctaaaataaatacaccaTTGCTTTCACCTCTACTgaccaattaaatattatcatttAGAAACCTGGTAAGTTGGCAGAGTGAACTTGGTATCCGCAATGCCTTTAACAGCTTCGCAGAAGCTTTGAAAATGGAGGGGAATATGGGATTCTTTGTTTACTGTTTCAAACACAGACCCCAAATCTAATACAGCAGAAATGTTATAAGGTCTTCTAATAATCGAATAAACATCTTTGTTATCAGCTAAGCTGCGTAGCCACTGTCTGAGTGCCGAATATCATCCGAAGAGATCAATGTAGGAAATGCTACGAGCCCGAAACCAAAAAACCACTGAAACATCTTATCAGGTGCTATTGCAGCTCCGGATAAGTTACTTAGAAGCTTCTTGTTTAAGTTCGACTTTGACTCAGAGGGCTGTAGGCTTTTGTCAAGAAAGCATCAATTCTTGCTAAGTTATTGAGCTCACAAGGTCAATGCTTCCGTTGAAACTACCACTTCAACCTAAGCAAACTTGAGCCATGaggaatattatttttaaattttggcacgcattaaataagtattaaaGTAGGAAAGCATCTATCGAACAAGCACTAATGCAAAAGTCCGTGTGATCAACATACAAATTCCGTATTTGAATTAACAGAATAATTTCCTTATCATCAGGGTGCATTACTTATagcgtatatatgtatatgtactatatattcgTAGAGCAGCCTGACTTGATAATTCTATTAAGTATGTGAAtcagttatatttttatatttgaatgaaACAGTCGCATAAATATTTCGAGGGTCATAAAAAAGATTCGCTAAATCGTAATGATGATAGTAATTTCTTTGAGATTATGAATGGAAGGAGCTTATGGATCTTTATGTGTACAATTCTGATGCTCAGTGCCTTATTTTCAACATGCGTTATAGCCAAACCAGCTGGAGATTCAATTTCCGAAACACAAGTAGTCCAGCTAGTAGAAGATTCTTCCAATCCCAAAACGGTTTCAGAGGTAGCAGTCACTACTGAAAGCATTTTCCCAACGACGGAACCCacggcaacaacagaagcGGTAGTGAATAGTGAGAACGATTTGGAGAAcaataaaatcacaaaaacgGATGCCAAAAATGAGTTCCTCAAATCCTATGCCACCAAGATGTTGAGCTATATGAATCTCACTGTGAAGCCATGTGATGATTTCTATGAGTACGCATGTGGCAACTGGAAAAATGTGAAACCGGAAAGGCAAACCGAAAATAAACGtagcaatttatttgataacGTTTACACTCTGGCCGATATTAGTGAACAGTTGCTGCTATCAGAGACACAGCTTGCAACCGACCTGGGCTATGGAAATGAGATGAAGATTgcacaacaattttataacGCGTGCTTGAATGCTAAGCTCTATCCACTTCCAGCAGCTGATCCCGCCTATCTGAAGCTTATCAGGTCGATTGGCGGATTTCCCGCTTTAGACGGGGAAGCATGGCAAGCCTCGAATTTCAGTTGGTTTAACATGAGTGCACATTTGACGAGCTATGGTGGCATTGGTCTCATCTATGAAAAGATTACTGCGAAATACCCATTTCAACCGTACTTCAAGCTGCCCGAGCTGGGTTTCGACTTTATCGTTCACAGCGACAACATCGCCACCAATAACACCAAAGGATACAAGCGCAACGAGAAGCGCATGCACGAATATCTGACGGCCAATGGATTATCCGAGGAAAAGACAGCCGATGTGATAGCTGGAGTGTTTGCGTTTTGGCGTGAAGCACTGCAGGTTGCCGATCGTCTTACAGAAAATGAGGCTGAACGTGAAAGACTCACCGATACCGACGATTTGGATTTGTTTCCGGGTTGGAAAGATTACTATGATATCGTCTGGGGAGGAATGGAGCATTTCGGTGTTTATCCACCTGAACACTTCAGCGACTTCTATTACCATGAGCTGAATAAAGTGTGCAACGAGCACAAAGAAGCCGTTGCCAATTATCTGGCCATGAAGCTGCTGTTTACTATGGATCCCAAATTGAAATCAACCAAGTTTCAGCGCGAAAGTTGTCTACTGGAAGTGCAGTCTTCAGTGCCGTATCTGTTGGATAAACTTTACTATACGGTAAGTTCCTTTcgtttgtattaaataaagctattatcaattaaacataaatttatattttaacagAAATATTTTACCAAAGAAACCCAATCGGATATCTTAGAGATAATGAAGGAATTGCGTGAGTTTCTACATGAAGTCCTCAATAATGCAACCTGGATCGATGAAGAGACTCGCAAGGAGGCATTGTTAAAAGAGTCAAAAATAACAACTCGTATAGGTTCGTTTAAGGATGAGCACCTAACGCAACTTCTCATACGCGAAATGAACAACCTCATCTTTGTGCCAGACAGTTATACGCAAAGCATCATCAATTTAAGGAAATTCCGCAGATATATGAAGCGCTACAATTCTATACATTACAAGCAGCTGTCAAACGAAACAAAACCGTTGGAAATGTTGCTGGGTATGCAAGTGAATGCATTCTATTATCACGTAGACAATTCGATTAATGTAATGTCCGGGGTGCTACATCCGCCAGCCTATCATCATGATTGGCCCAATTCGCTAAAGTATGGGACATTCGGTTATTTGGTTGGTCACGAACTGTCTCATGGTTTCAATAGTGTTGGCTCCGTCTTTGATAGCAAAGGCGAAGTACGAAGTTGGTTTGAGGAGTTCGATAATCGCCGTCAATGTTTTATAGATCAATACAGCAAATATCACGTGCCGCAGATCAATCGTACTATCGATGGTGATAATACGAAGAATGAGAATATGGCTGATATTGGTGGACTATATAAGGCAATGAATGCTTATCGCCTTCACACAACACATCACAAGCAGCTCCATAAACGAGATGAGTCGTATGACATTACTAATGAACAAATGCCCGGCATAGACTTGGCACCAGAGCAGCTCTTCTTTTTGGGCTTTGCCCAGGTTTGGTGCTCCGAGTACAAGGAGGAGCACTATTGGGAGGAACTGACTGACGTGCATCCGGTTGATAAGTTCCGTGTGATTGGCGCTGTGAGCAACAGCGAGGACTTCGCCAAGGCATACAACTGTCCAGTCGGTAGCCCAATGAGTCCCAATAGAAAATGTCATATTTGGTAAATGTGTTTGTTTCGGTAAAATAAACTGATAattctttaactttttaaatcgCCTGACTAAATAATACGGTTAAgatacacaaaacaaaattgcaatgtattttgatttaagcGATAGATTAATTtgagaaatatatttcaaaatcgAAAAGTTTCGCTgatttttttatcaaatttactTCTTGACTGTCATATATCACCTTCTTATAagttaaaattttcaaaactgAGAAATATAACGGCGACCAAACAACGTACGactcacatttttttttttttaaagcgtATAGcaagtaattattttaaacaactcATAAAAAACTAGTTCTCAATATTAGGTTGATCATCACTCAGTGTGTTTGATGCGttccatctttttttttttagtaattttcgtttgttgctttggaagtacataaatatattcagaCAAATATGTTTcggtttattttctttaaaattttaaaatacataactAAATTAACACCCTATTTAGACGGTATGAGCTgattatttccatttaaaattttggcactctaaaattatttcaaatatcaTTTCAATTCTTAAAGAATCAAAGCAAAATACAGGAAACGAATGGCTTAATGCTCTTTTTAGACCAAGTGCATTTGCTTCATTGATGCTATTCTGTGAGGAAGTGTGTACAGTGTACACCAAAACTGCATCACGCTGTTTACACTGAGCTGCATCAtagaaattttctttaaatttagctTTAGGACGCATTATTCCTTAAGCGGATGTGTGTAAGAGAGGAATGAAGGTGCATCATTTTTTTCTTggcttaatatttttacttttgcaGCCCTAAACAGCTGTTTGAATAACGCGACTTTGGAGTAAATACTTGCATCATAGAATTGCATCATTCAAGCAGATGCACTTGGTCTAAATATGCTATAAATTGACTGCACACAGTGAAGACTAGTGTGACTAGTTTCCGTAAAAAATGTATCGGAATATCGATAATTAAAATACGATTGACCGCTAAGAATATTCTAATTTCGAAAGTTAGGCGCGTATCAATAAAGTAAGATAGGGAAGCATCCATTCAAGAGGCGCCTAGGCAAAAGGCGGTcttagaaaattataaaacgagtgaataaaaattaaaaataattttcttatcAGTAGTGAGAATGACGTATAACGtacatttatacatatgtagtatatatacgATGAGCACTCTGGCTTGATAATTCCACTAAACTTGTGGAtcagttgtatttttatatttgaatgaaACAGTCGCATAATTGTTCCGAGGGTCAATGTTGACAatcaactaaaaaatatatataaataggaTTCGCCACTTAAGTGAATTCAAATCGTAATGATGAACAGAAATATGTTTGAGATTAAGAAGGCAAGAAGCTTATCATTTGTCTTGTGTGCTGTTCTAATGCTCAGTGCCTTATTGTCAACACGCGTTGTAGCCAAGCCAGCTGGAGATTCAATTTCTGAAGCAGACGTATTCCCCGCAGTAGAAGATTCTTCCAATCCAATAACGGTTTCAGAGATAGCAGTCACTACTGAAAGCATTTCCCTAACGACGGAATCCACAGTTACCACAGAAGCAGTCGCGAGTAGTGAGAACGATTTGGATAACAATGAAATCACAAATACGGATGCCAAAACGAATTTCCTCAAGTCTTATGCCACCAAGATGTTGAGCTATATGAATCTCACCGTGAAGCCATGTGATGATTTCTATGAGTACGCATGTGGCAACTGGAAGAATGTGAAACCGGAAAGGCAAACCGAAAATAAACGTAGCAATCTGTTGGATATAGTTTACACTCTGGCCGATGTAAGTGAACAACTGCTGGTATCAGATACACAGCTTGCCACGGATCTGGGCTATGGTAATGAGATGAAGATTGCACAACAATTCTATAACGCGTGCTTGAATGCTGAGCTCTATCCACTGCCAGCAGCTGACCCCGCTTATCTGAAGCTTATCAGGTCGATTGGCGGATTTCCCGCTTTAGATGGTCAAGCATGGCAAGCCTCGAATTTCAGTTGGTTTAACATGAGTGCACATTTGACGAGCTATGGTGGCATTGGTCTCATCTATGAAAAGATTAGTCCTACCTATCCATTTCCGCCGTATTTCCAGTTGCCTGAACTCGGCTTCGACTTTATCGTTCACAGCGACAACATCGCCACCAATGACACCAAAGGATACAAGCGCAACGAGAAGCGCATGCACGAATATCTGACGGCCAATGGATTATCCGAGGAAAAGACAGCCGATGTGATAGCTGGAGTGTTTGCCTTTTGGCGTGAAGCGTTGCAGGTTGCTGATCGTTTTAAAGAGAATGATGAAAAATGTGAAGAACTTACCAATACTGAGAGCTTGAAGTTGTTTTCCGGTTGGAGAGATTACTATGATATCGTCTGGGGCGGTGCTGAGCATTTCGGTGTTTATCCACCTGAACACTTCTGCGACTTCTATTACCATGAGCTGGATAAAGTGTGTGCCAAGCACAAAGAAGCCGTTGCCAACTATCTGGCCATGAAGCTGCTGTATACTATGGATTCTAAACTGAAATCAACCAAGTTCCAGCGTGAACGCTGCCTACTAGAAGTGCAGTCCTCGGTGCCGTATCTGTTGGATAAACTTTACTATACGgtaagttttttatttcttttaaataatgcCTTTACTAATAaagcataaatttatattcgaACAGAAATATTTTACCAAAGAAACTCAATCGGATATCGTAGAGATAATTAGGGAATTACGTGAGTTTCTACACGAAGTCCTCAATAATGCAACCTGGATCGATGAAGAGACTCGCAAGGAGGCTTTGTTAAAAGAGTCAACAATGACATCTCGCATGGGTTCATTTAAAGATGAGCACCTAGCGCAGCTTCTCATACGCGAAATGAACAATCTCACCTTTGTGCCAGACAGTTATACACAAAGCATCATCAATTTGAGGAAATTCCGCAGATATATGAAGCGCTACAATTCTATACATCACAAGCAGCTGTCAAACGAAACAAAACCGTTGGAACTGTTGCTGGGTATGCAAGTGAATGCATTCTACTATAACGTAGACAATTCGATTAATGTGATGTCCGGGTTGCTACATCCGCCAGCGTATCATCATGATTGGCCCAATTCGCTGAAGTATGGCACGTTCGGTTATTTGGTTGGTCACGAACTGTCTCATGGTTTTGATAGCGTTGGTTCCCACTATGATAACAAAGGCGAGGACCGAAGCTGGTGGAGCAAAAAGTCCATTGTGGAGTTCAATAATCGCACTCAATGTTTTGTAGATCAATACGGTAAGTATAACGTGTCAGAGATCAATCGTAATATCGATGGCGATAAAACAAAGGATGAGAATATGGCCGATATTGGTGGACTATATGAGGCAATGAATGCTTATCGCCTCCACACGAAACATCTGAGGCACGAACAAGATGTGTCTTATGACATGACTAATGAACAAATGCCCGGCATGGACTTGTCACCAGAGCAGCTCTTCTTTTTGGGCTTTGCCCAGGTTTGGTGTGCCGATTACAAGGAGGAACATTATTGGGAGGAACTGACTGACGAGCATACGGTTGATAAGTACCGTGTGATTGGCGCTGTGAGCAACAGCGAGGACTTCGCCAAGGCATACAACTGTCCAGTTAGCAGTGCAATGAATCCCAATACAAAATGTCGTATCTGGTAATTGAGTGACGACGTAACGATGGCcctgtttttgttgatttgataAGAGCATAAagttcattaattaaataaatatgtgagaatgtatgagtgtgagcataaataaactacgcataaaattatttgccGAGCAACAATGTCCGCGATAAGTTTTGAATCATttattcaacaacaaatagcGTAAACAGCTAATGGATCACAGTCTCCGAAGACTTGAATGCATTGGGACTCTTATAGTTCTCAATGAGCAACGATTTATAGCGACGCAAGTGAACGCTGAGTCCCTCTTCTCGCTCAGCGGCTGACAAGATGACGACACGTGCGATAACCAAATGCGAGGGATTCGTCTGACTGAAGCCTCTGATAACATCGATTTCATCGCCAACATCTAGCTGTAGAAAATGGGTTTGAATATTAGCCATAAGCTTAATATGTTTTAGGAGTCAACTCACCTGGACGCTCTTTTTCTGAAGCTTTTTTCCATTTACACGTAT
It encodes:
- the LOC117573621 gene encoding neprilysin-2-like isoform X4 — protein: MIRMANSLSFVLYIVLMLSALLSIGVVAKPSGDSTSKTGVENYFNLNTVSQITITTESISPTTEPVVGTKGNSENDLDDNKITNTDVKNDFLKSYATKMLSYMNHTVMPCDDFYEYACGNWKNVKPEKQTNIKESNLMEIVYTLADISEQLLLSETQLATDLGYGNEMQIAQQFYNACLNAELYPLPAADPAYLKLIRSIGGFPAIDGEAWQASNFSWFNMSAHLTNYGGVGLIYEDIIGKHPFQPYFKLPELGFDFIVHSDNIATNDTKGYKRNEKRMHEYLTANGLSEEKTADVIAGVFAFWREALQVADRFNENEEKCDILTNIEDLDWFPGWKDYYEIVWGGVEHFGENPFLHFCDFYYYELDKVCDKHKEAVSNYLAMKLLFTMDSKLKSTKFQRESCLLEVQSSVPYLLDKLYYTKYFTKETQSDILEIMKELREFLHEVLNNATWIDEETRKEALLKESKITTRIGSFKDEHLTQLLIREMNNLIFVPDSYTQSIINLRKFRRYMKRYNSIHYKQLSNETKPLEMLLGMQVNAFYYHVDNSINVMSGVLHPPAYHHDWPNSLKYGTFGYLVGHELSHGFNSVGSVFDSKGEVRSWFEEFDNRRQCFIDQYSKYHVPQINRTIDGDNTKNENMADIGGLYKAMNAYRLHTTHHKQLHKRDESYDITNEQMPGIDLAPEQLFFLGFAQVWCSEYKEEHYWEELTDVHPVDKFRVIGAVSNSEDFAKAYNCPVGSPMSPNRKCHIW
- the LOC117573621 gene encoding neprilysin-2-like isoform X1, with amino-acid sequence MIRMANSLSFVLYIVLMLSALLSIGVVAKPSGDSTSKTGVENYFNLNTVSQITITTESISPTTEPVVGTKGNSENDLDDNKITNTDVKNDFLKSYATKMLSYMNHTVMPCDDFYEYACGNWKNVKPEKQTNIKESNLMEIVYTLADISEQLLLSETQLATDLGYGNEMQIAQQFYNACLNAELYPLPAADPAYLKLIRSIGGFPAIDGEAWQASNFSWFNMSAHLTNYGGVGLIYEDIIGKHPFQPYFKLPELGFDFIVHSDNIATNDTKGYKRNEKRMHEYLTANGLSEEKTADVIAGVFAFWREALQVADRFNENEEKCDILTNIEDLDWFPGWKDYYEIVWGGVEHFGENPFLHFCDFYYYELDKVCDKHKEAVSNYLAMKLLFTMDSKLKSTKFQRESCLLEVQSSVPYLLDKLYYTKYFTKETQSDILEIMKELREFLHEVLNNATWIDEETRKEALLKESTMTSRMGSFKDEHLTQLLIREMNNLTFVPDSYTQSIINLRKFRRYMKRYNSIHYKQLSNETKPLELLLGMQVNAFYYIVDNSINVMSGVLHPPAYHHDWPNSLKYGTFGYLVGHELSHAFDSDGSRIDSKGEVRNWWSKMFSDEFNNRRQCFIDQYGKYHVPQINRTIDGDKTKDENMADIGGLYEAINAYRLHTKHQKQLHEQDVSYDMPNEQMPGMDLSPEQLFFLGFGQMFCADYKEEHYWKELTDEHTIDKFRIIGALSNSEDFAKAYNCPVGSPMNPNTKCHIW
- the LOC117573621 gene encoding neprilysin-2-like isoform X5, coding for MIRMANSLSFVLYIVLMLSALLSIGVVAKPSGDSTSKTGVENYFNLNTVSQITITTESISPTTEPVVGTKGNSENDLDDNKITNTDVKNDFLKSYATKMLSYMNHTVMPCDDFYEYACGNWKNVKPEKQTNIKESNLMEIVYTLADISEQLLLSETQLATDLGYGNEMQIAQQFYNACLNAELYPLPAADPAYLKLIRSIGGFPAIDGEAWQASNFSWFNMSAHLTNYGGVGLIYEDIIGKHPFQPYFKLPELGFDFIVHSDNIATNDTKGYKRNEKRMHEYLTANGLSEEKTADVIAGVFAFWREALQVADRLTENEAERERLTDTDDLDLFPGWKDYYDIVWGGMEHFGVYPPEHFSDFYYHELNKVCNEHKEAVANYLAMKLLFTMDPKLKSTKFQRESCLLEVQSSVPYLLDKLYYTKYFTKETQSDILEIMKELREFLHEVLNNATWIDEETRKEALLKESKITTRIGSFKDEHLTQLLIREMNNLIFVPDSYTQSIINLRKFRRYMKRYNSIHYKQLSNETKPLEMLLGMQVNAFYYHVDNSINVMSGVLHPPAYHHDWPNSLKYGTFGYLVGHELSHGFNSVGSVFDSKGEVRSWFEEFDNRRQCFIDQYSKYHVPQINRTIDGDNTKNENMADIGGLYKAMNAYRLHTTHHKQLHKRDESYDITNEQMPGIDLAPEQLFFLGFAQVWCSEYKEEHYWEELTDVHPVDKFRVIGAVSNSEDFAKAYNCPVGSPMSPNRKCHIW
- the LOC117573621 gene encoding neprilysin-2-like isoform X2 — protein: MIRMANSLSFVLYIVLMLSALLSIGVVAKPSGDSTSKTGVENYFNLNTVSQITITTESISPTTEPVVGTKGNSENDLDDNKITNTDVKNDFLKSYATKMLSYMNHTVMPCDDFYEYACGNWKNVKPEKQTNIKESNLMEIVYTLADISEQLLLSETQLATDLGYGNEMQIAQQFYNACLNAELYPLPAADPAYLKLIRSIGGFPAIDGEAWQASNFSWFNMSAHLTNYGSMSLIYEDIIGVHPFQPYFKLPELGFDFIVHSDNIATNDTKGYKRNEKRMHEYLTANGLSEEKTADVIAGVFAFWREALQVADRFNENEEKCDILTNIEDLDWFPGWKDYYEIVWGGVEHFGENPFLHFCDFYYYELDKVCDKHKEAVSNYLAMKLLFTMDSKLKSTKFQRESCLLEVQSSVPYLLDKLYYTKYFTKETQSDILEIMKELREFLHEVLNNATWIDEETRKEALLKESTMTSRMGSFKDEHLTQLLIREMNNLTFVPDSYTQSIINLRKFRRYMKRYNSIHYKQLSNETKPLELLLGMQVNAFYYIVDNSINVMSGVLHPPAYHHDWPNSLKYGTFGYLVGHELSHAFDSDGSRIDSKGEVRNWWSKMFSDEFNNRRQCFIDQYGKYHVPQINRTIDGDKTKDENMADIGGLYEAINAYRLHTKHQKQLHEQDVSYDMPNEQMPGMDLSPEQLFFLGFGQMFCADYKEEHYWKELTDEHTIDKFRIIGALSNSEDFAKAYNCPVGSPMNPNTKCHIW
- the LOC117573622 gene encoding neprilysin-2-like, translating into MMNRNMFEIKKARSLSFVLCAVLMLSALLSTRVVAKPAGDSISEADVFPAVEDSSNPITVSEIAVTTESISLTTESTVTTEAVASSENDLDNNEITNTDAKTNFLKSYATKMLSYMNLTVKPCDDFYEYACGNWKNVKPERQTENKRSNLLDIVYTLADVSEQLLVSDTQLATDLGYGNEMKIAQQFYNACLNAELYPLPAADPAYLKLIRSIGGFPALDGQAWQASNFSWFNMSAHLTSYGGIGLIYEKISPTYPFPPYFQLPELGFDFIVHSDNIATNDTKGYKRNEKRMHEYLTANGLSEEKTADVIAGVFAFWREALQVADRFKENDEKCEELTNTESLKLFSGWRDYYDIVWGGAEHFGVYPPEHFCDFYYHELDKVCAKHKEAVANYLAMKLLYTMDSKLKSTKFQRERCLLEVQSSVPYLLDKLYYTKYFTKETQSDIVEIIRELREFLHEVLNNATWIDEETRKEALLKESTMTSRMGSFKDEHLAQLLIREMNNLTFVPDSYTQSIINLRKFRRYMKRYNSIHHKQLSNETKPLELLLGMQVNAFYYNVDNSINVMSGLLHPPAYHHDWPNSLKYGTFGYLVGHELSHGFDSVGSHYDNKGEDRSWWSKKSIVEFNNRTQCFVDQYGKYNVSEINRNIDGDKTKDENMADIGGLYEAMNAYRLHTKHLRHEQDVSYDMTNEQMPGMDLSPEQLFFLGFAQVWCADYKEEHYWEELTDEHTVDKYRVIGAVSNSEDFAKAYNCPVSSAMNPNTKCRIW